A single genomic interval of Phocoenobacter uteri harbors:
- a CDS encoding anti-phage deoxyguanosine triphosphatase, protein MISEKWIERFVEGKKREQDHRSPYQRDRGRILHSEAFRCLQAKTQIHAVGEDDFYRTRLTHSLEVAQIGNSLRAKLLADLEGFKAVTSAEEFANFSKNLTALLPSRSLIESICYMHDIGHPPFGHGGETALNYKMRDFGGFEGNGQTFRIVTHLESYTEDFGMNLTRRALLGILKYPAFLDETKPEQYAEINTTRFVNAHHFKTSKGIYRDDEKMFDWVLEPLSEQDKKLFRTIKKSNEPFKPSKSIYKSLDCSIMELADDIAYAVHDLEDAIVVGMITPQCWEYAEQKFRQCQSQWIKDLLPKMTENLFSEHRYERKDIIGSLVNYFITNVKWAVHSEFDEPLLKFNAVLLSDVLEVLQVLKNFVYEFVIMDTKTQRVEYKGQRILMDTFDMLMSEPLRLLPKSVRQQWNETDKAHQPRVICDYLASMSDRQAFRLYESL, encoded by the coding sequence ATGATTTCAGAAAAATGGATTGAACGATTTGTTGAAGGTAAAAAGAGAGAGCAGGATCATCGCTCACCTTATCAACGTGATCGTGGGCGAATTCTACATTCTGAAGCATTTCGTTGCTTGCAAGCAAAAACTCAAATTCACGCTGTGGGCGAAGATGATTTTTATCGTACACGTTTAACCCATTCTCTTGAAGTGGCTCAAATTGGTAATAGTTTAAGAGCGAAATTATTGGCTGATTTAGAGGGATTTAAAGCGGTCACTTCTGCTGAAGAATTTGCAAATTTTTCAAAAAATCTGACCGCTTTACTTCCATCTCGTAGCTTAATTGAATCCATTTGCTATATGCACGATATTGGACATCCGCCTTTTGGGCATGGAGGAGAGACGGCATTAAATTATAAAATGCGAGATTTTGGAGGGTTTGAAGGTAATGGTCAAACCTTTCGAATTGTGACGCATTTAGAATCTTATACCGAAGATTTTGGTATGAATTTAACACGTCGGGCTTTACTTGGTATTTTAAAATATCCTGCTTTTCTAGATGAAACCAAGCCAGAGCAGTATGCAGAAATAAACACGACTCGTTTTGTCAATGCTCATCATTTTAAAACCAGTAAAGGGATTTATCGTGATGATGAAAAAATGTTTGATTGGGTGTTAGAACCCTTGTCAGAACAAGATAAAAAGCTCTTTCGTACTATTAAAAAAAGTAATGAACCATTTAAACCGAGTAAATCGATTTATAAATCGTTAGATTGTAGCATTATGGAGCTTGCGGATGATATTGCTTATGCGGTTCACGATCTAGAAGATGCGATTGTCGTTGGAATGATTACACCACAATGTTGGGAATATGCTGAACAAAAATTTAGGCAGTGTCAATCTCAGTGGATCAAAGATCTTCTTCCTAAAATGACGGAAAATTTATTTTCTGAACATCGCTATGAACGTAAAGATATTATTGGCTCTTTAGTGAATTATTTTATTACTAATGTGAAATGGGCTGTTCACAGTGAATTTGATGAGCCATTGTTAAAGTTTAATGCTGTATTGCTTTCGGATGTGCTTGAAGTGTTACAAGTGCTTAAAAACTTTGTCTACGAGTTTGTGATTATGGATACTAAAACTCAACGAGTAGAGTATAAAGGGCAACGTATTTTAATGGATACTTTTGATATGCTGATGAGTGAACCACTACGTTTACTTCCTAAATCAGTCCGACAACAATGGAATGAAACGGATAAAGCACATCAGCCAAGAGTAATTTGTGATTATCTAGCGAGTATGTCAGATCGCCAAGCATTTAGGTTATATGAAAGCTTATAA
- the metK gene encoding methionine adenosyltransferase, which yields MAINLFTSESVSEGHPDKIADQISDAVLDEIIKQDPKARVACETYVKTGMALVGGEITTSAWVDIENLTREVICDIGYTHSDMGFDAHSCAVLNAIGKQSPDINQGVDRADPFAQGAGDQGIMFGYATNETDVLMPAPITYAHLLMQKQAEVRKNGKLDWLRPDAKSQITFVYEDNKIKGIDAVVLSTQHADTISQKDLHEAVMEEIIKPVLPSEWLSKDTKYFINPTGRFVIGGPMGDCGLTGRKIIVDTYGGAARHGGGAFSGKDPSKVDRSAAYAARYVAKNIVAAGLADRCEIQLSYAIGVAEPTSIMVETFGTGKVSNEILVRLVREHFDLRPYGLIQMLDLIQPIYRETAAYGHFGRSHFPWEKTDKAEILRFESGLK from the coding sequence ATGGCAATAAATTTATTTACTTCTGAATCTGTATCAGAAGGGCATCCAGATAAAATCGCCGATCAAATCTCAGATGCGGTATTAGACGAAATTATTAAACAAGATCCAAAAGCACGTGTTGCTTGTGAAACTTACGTGAAAACAGGTATGGCATTAGTCGGTGGTGAAATCACAACGAGTGCTTGGGTAGATATTGAAAACTTAACTCGTGAAGTGATTTGTGATATCGGTTATACCCACTCGGATATGGGCTTTGATGCTCACTCTTGTGCGGTTTTAAATGCGATTGGAAAACAGTCACCAGATATCAATCAAGGTGTCGATCGTGCTGATCCATTTGCACAAGGTGCGGGGGATCAGGGGATTATGTTCGGTTATGCAACCAACGAAACTGACGTGTTAATGCCAGCACCAATCACTTACGCTCACTTACTTATGCAAAAACAAGCAGAAGTGCGTAAAAATGGTAAATTAGATTGGTTACGCCCTGATGCAAAAAGCCAAATTACCTTTGTTTATGAAGATAACAAAATCAAGGGCATTGATGCAGTGGTGCTTTCAACACAACACGCTGATACGATCTCACAAAAAGATCTTCACGAAGCGGTAATGGAAGAGATTATTAAACCTGTGTTGCCAAGCGAATGGTTAAGTAAAGACACCAAATATTTCATCAACCCAACAGGTCGTTTTGTGATCGGTGGTCCAATGGGTGACTGTGGCTTAACAGGACGTAAAATCATCGTAGATACTTACGGTGGTGCAGCGCGTCACGGTGGTGGTGCATTCTCTGGTAAAGATCCATCAAAAGTGGATCGTTCAGCGGCTTATGCTGCTCGCTATGTTGCAAAAAATATTGTTGCGGCAGGTTTAGCTGATCGTTGTGAAATTCAACTTTCTTACGCAATCGGTGTGGCAGAGCCAACGTCTATTATGGTGGAAACTTTTGGTACAGGTAAAGTAAGCAATGAAATTTTGGTTCGCTTAGTGCGTGAGCATTTTGATTTACGTCCTTACGGCTTAATTCAAATGTTAGATTTAATTCAACCAATTTACCGTGAAACAGCCGCTTACGGACACTTTGGTCGTTCACACTTCCCTTGGGAAAAAACCGATAAAGCAGAAATCTTACGTTTTGAATCAGGTTTGAAATAA
- the dusB gene encoding tRNA dihydrouridine synthase DusB, protein MHIGQYELKNRIFLAPMAGITDLPFRRLCSKFGAGLTFSEMMSTNPDVWHTEKSKLRLAHHHEIGINAVQIAGYDPFEMAEAAKVNVDYGAEIIDINMGCPAKKVNKKMAGSALLREPDQVARILEAVVNAVNVPVTLKIRTGWDLANQNCLEIAKIAEQANISALTIHGRTRSCLFKGQAEYDNIRKVKQAVSIPIIANGDITSAQQAKSVLDYTGADAIMIGRGSLGRPWLFKEITDFLEFGEVSAISIEEKGQILLEHIESLHQFYGEQKGYRIARKHVGWYVESLKPDSDFKRTFNTLCSTQEQLNVLEVFIKNLILDKKQQC, encoded by the coding sequence ATGCATATAGGACAATATGAATTAAAAAACCGTATTTTCCTTGCTCCAATGGCGGGAATTACAGATCTCCCATTTCGCCGATTATGTAGTAAGTTTGGTGCGGGTCTGACATTTTCTGAAATGATGTCAACTAATCCGGATGTATGGCATACTGAGAAATCGAAATTACGCCTTGCTCATCATCATGAAATAGGTATAAATGCGGTACAGATTGCGGGTTATGATCCTTTTGAAATGGCAGAAGCAGCAAAAGTTAATGTTGACTACGGTGCAGAAATCATAGACATCAATATGGGTTGTCCTGCAAAAAAGGTTAACAAAAAAATGGCAGGATCTGCTCTATTACGTGAACCTGATCAAGTTGCTCGTATTTTAGAGGCAGTTGTCAATGCAGTTAATGTGCCTGTGACATTGAAAATTAGAACAGGTTGGGATTTAGCGAACCAAAATTGTTTAGAAATTGCTAAAATTGCTGAACAAGCCAATATCTCTGCATTAACGATTCATGGACGAACGCGTAGCTGTCTGTTTAAAGGACAAGCTGAGTACGACAACATAAGAAAAGTAAAACAAGCTGTGTCAATCCCGATTATTGCAAACGGAGATATAACCTCTGCTCAGCAAGCGAAGTCTGTTTTAGATTATACGGGTGCTGATGCGATAATGATTGGACGAGGCAGTCTTGGTCGCCCTTGGTTATTTAAAGAAATAACCGATTTTTTGGAGTTTGGAGAGGTTTCAGCAATTTCCATAGAGGAAAAAGGTCAAATATTGTTGGAGCATATCGAGAGCCTACATCAATTTTATGGTGAACAAAAGGGATATCGCATTGCTCGAAAACACGTTGGCTGGTATGTTGAATCACTGAAACCAGACTCTGACTTTAAACGTACTTTTAATACACTATGCTCAACTCAGGAACAGCTTAATGTATTGGAAGTTTTCATTAAAAATTTAATTTTGGATAAGAAACAACAATGTTAG
- the gyrA gene encoding DNA topoisomerase (ATP-hydrolyzing) subunit A — MSELAKDTIPISIEEELKTSYLDYAMSVIVGRALPDVRDGLKPVHRRVLFSMDQSGNTASKSYVKSARVVGDVIGKYHPHGDTAVYDTIVRMAQPFSLRYMLVDGQGNFGSIDGDSPAAMRYTEVRMQKITQQLLTDLDKETVDFSPNYDGKEMIPDVLPTKIPALLVNGSSGIAVGMATNIPPHNLNEVLDGCLAYMDNDEITIDELMQHIPGPDFPTAAIINGRKGIEDAYRTGRGKVYVRAKAEVETNAKGREIIAVTELPYQVNKARLIEKIAELVRDKKLEGISGVTDLSNKDGLRIEIDVKRDSVGEIVLNNLYALTQMQVTFGINMVALDHGQPRLFNLKQIIEAFVKHRREVVTRRTIFELRKARSRAHVLEGLAIALANIDPVIELIRASKSKAEAQEALLSRAWELGNVAGMLEAAGVDASRPEDLPAEFGVRDGQYYLSETQAQAILELQLHRLTGLEHEKIVDEYKAILVEIGELLHILNSPERLMEVIREELEAVKTQFGDERRTEITASSADINLEDLITPEDVVVTLSHTGYVKYQPISDYEAQRRGGKGKSATKTKDDDFVERLLVANTHDTILCFSSRGRLYQLKVYQLPQASRGARGTPIVNILPLDKEQNERITAILPIQNGDFSAEKFVVMATASGTVKKVTLDAFSKVRSNGLIALNLRDGDELIGVDITEGDSEIMLFSAQGKVVRFAETAVRAMGRTATGVRGMKLALSNMELSEDDNDIETDNDDETSDIDLNADKVVSLVIPRENGDILTITENGYGKRTVLTEYPTKSRNTKGVVSIKVNERNGKVVSALQVEETDQIMLITDAGTLVRTRVHEVSLVGRNTQGVRIIRTADEESVVGLEKVCEVEDDEAETVETVEVAEVEVTEATATTQE; from the coding sequence ATGAGCGAATTAGCCAAAGATACTATTCCAATCAGTATTGAAGAAGAATTAAAGACCTCTTACCTTGACTATGCAATGTCGGTAATTGTCGGACGTGCATTACCAGACGTGCGAGATGGTTTAAAACCCGTACACCGTCGTGTACTTTTCTCAATGGATCAAAGTGGAAATACAGCAAGTAAATCTTATGTAAAATCAGCCCGTGTGGTTGGGGACGTAATCGGTAAATATCACCCTCACGGCGACACCGCTGTTTATGACACCATTGTGCGTATGGCACAACCATTCTCATTACGCTATATGTTAGTGGATGGACAAGGTAACTTTGGTTCAATTGATGGCGACTCACCAGCTGCAATGCGTTATACCGAAGTCCGTATGCAGAAAATCACCCAACAATTATTGACGGATTTAGATAAAGAAACCGTGGATTTCTCGCCTAACTATGACGGAAAAGAGATGATCCCTGATGTCCTTCCAACCAAAATCCCAGCATTGTTAGTGAATGGTTCATCTGGTATTGCGGTGGGTATGGCAACCAACATTCCACCACACAACTTAAATGAAGTGTTAGATGGCTGTTTAGCTTATATGGATAATGATGAAATTACCATTGATGAGCTAATGCAACATATTCCGGGTCCTGATTTCCCTACCGCTGCGATTATCAATGGTCGTAAAGGTATTGAAGACGCTTACCGCACTGGACGAGGTAAAGTTTACGTACGTGCAAAAGCAGAGGTGGAAACCAATGCCAAAGGGCGTGAGATTATTGCGGTCACTGAATTACCTTACCAAGTAAACAAAGCCCGTTTAATTGAAAAAATTGCCGAATTAGTGCGTGATAAAAAATTAGAAGGCATTAGTGGTGTAACCGATTTATCAAACAAAGACGGTTTACGTATTGAAATTGACGTGAAACGCGATTCTGTCGGCGAAATCGTATTGAATAACCTTTACGCTTTAACCCAAATGCAAGTGACTTTTGGGATCAATATGGTTGCTCTTGATCACGGTCAGCCACGCTTATTCAATCTAAAACAAATTATTGAAGCCTTTGTTAAACACCGCCGTGAAGTGGTTACACGCCGTACGATTTTTGAATTACGCAAAGCTCGTAGCAGAGCCCACGTTTTAGAAGGTTTAGCGATCGCCCTAGCTAATATCGATCCTGTGATCGAATTGATCCGTGCGTCAAAAAGCAAAGCAGAAGCACAAGAAGCATTACTTTCTCGCGCTTGGGAATTAGGCAATGTGGCTGGAATGTTAGAAGCGGCAGGTGTTGATGCATCACGCCCTGAAGATTTACCAGCGGAATTTGGGGTTCGTGATGGACAATATTACTTATCTGAAACCCAAGCTCAAGCGATTTTAGAACTTCAATTACACCGTTTAACTGGTTTAGAACACGAAAAAATCGTGGATGAATACAAAGCAATCTTAGTTGAAATCGGTGAATTATTACATATTTTAAATAGCCCAGAACGTCTAATGGAAGTGATCCGTGAAGAATTAGAAGCGGTTAAAACACAGTTTGGCGACGAACGTCGTACTGAAATTACTGCAAGCTCAGCAGATATTAACCTTGAAGATTTAATCACGCCAGAAGATGTGGTTGTTACCCTTTCTCACACAGGCTATGTGAAATATCAACCAATTTCTGACTACGAGGCACAACGTCGTGGTGGTAAAGGTAAATCAGCAACCAAAACCAAAGATGATGACTTCGTAGAACGTTTATTAGTCGCAAATACCCACGATACCATTTTATGTTTCTCAAGTCGTGGACGTTTATATCAATTAAAAGTGTATCAATTACCACAAGCAAGTCGTGGGGCAAGAGGTACGCCGATTGTAAATATCTTACCATTAGATAAAGAACAAAATGAGCGTATCACAGCGATCTTACCAATCCAAAACGGCGACTTCTCCGCTGAGAAATTTGTAGTGATGGCAACCGCAAGCGGAACAGTGAAAAAAGTCACCCTTGATGCATTTAGTAAAGTTCGTTCAAACGGCTTAATCGCTCTGAATTTACGTGACGGCGATGAGTTAATCGGTGTCGATATTACCGAAGGCGACAGCGAAATTATGTTGTTCTCCGCACAAGGTAAAGTGGTTCGCTTTGCAGAAACTGCCGTGCGTGCAATGGGACGTACTGCGACAGGTGTTCGCGGAATGAAACTGGCGTTATCTAATATGGAATTATCCGAAGATGATAACGACATTGAAACAGATAACGATGATGAAACATCTGATATTGATTTGAATGCAGATAAAGTAGTTTCACTCGTTATCCCAAGAGAAAATGGCGACATCTTAACGATTACCGAAAATGGTTATGGTAAACGTACCGTTCTTACGGAATATCCAACTAAATCGCGTAACACCAAAGGTGTAGTGTCAATCAAAGTCAACGAGCGTAATGGTAAAGTCGTTTCTGCACTTCAAGTAGAAGAAACGGATCAAATTATGCTAATTACTGATGCCGGTACCCTTGTTCGTACACGCGTTCATGAAGTGAGCCTCGTAGGGCGTAATACACAAGGTGTTCGCATTATCCGAACCGCAGATGAAGAAAGCGTGGTTGGATTAGAAAAAGTGTGCGAAGTGGAAGATGATGAAGCGGAGACAGTGGAAACGGTTGAAGTAGCAGAAGTTGAAGTAACAGAAGCAACTGCAACAACACAAGAGTAA
- a CDS encoding DeoR/GlpR family transcriptional regulator produces the protein MKQSIRHNKIIDFINQQGYISTEELVAKLNVSPQTIRRDLNELAENNLIRRHHGGAGIPTNCENSDYSDRKQLFSRQKNIIAQHIAQIIPNGASLFLDIGTTAEAVAQALLSHQDLRIVTNNLNAAHILLPKEDFQVTIAGGNLRQDGGIIGSTTIDLISQFRLDFGVLGISAIDDEGSMLDYDYHEVKVKRALMNSSRQVILAADHSKFYRKAIVRLGDISEVDHLFTDEPLPENIEQNLNTKNIKIHLCHE, from the coding sequence ATGAAACAATCTATCCGACATAACAAAATTATTGATTTTATCAATCAGCAAGGTTATATCAGTACGGAAGAGTTAGTTGCAAAATTAAACGTTAGTCCACAGACCATTCGTCGAGATTTGAATGAATTGGCGGAAAATAATTTAATTCGCCGTCATCATGGGGGGGCGGGGATTCCAACAAATTGTGAAAATAGTGATTATAGCGATCGTAAACAGCTATTTTCCCGTCAAAAAAATATTATTGCTCAACATATCGCACAAATCATTCCTAATGGGGCTTCACTTTTTTTAGATATTGGTACAACCGCTGAGGCAGTAGCTCAAGCATTACTTTCTCATCAGGATTTACGTATCGTCACCAATAATTTGAATGCCGCTCATATTTTATTACCAAAAGAGGATTTCCAAGTTACGATTGCAGGGGGAAATTTGCGTCAGGATGGCGGGATTATTGGTTCTACAACCATCGACTTAATTAGCCAATTTAGATTAGATTTTGGTGTGTTGGGGATCAGTGCGATTGATGATGAAGGTTCAATGCTAGATTATGATTATCACGAAGTCAAAGTGAAACGTGCGTTAATGAATAGTTCTCGTCAGGTTATTTTGGCTGCGGATCATTCTAAATTTTATCGTAAGGCTATTGTGCGTCTTGGTGATATTAGTGAAGTCGATCATTTATTCACAGATGAACCTTTACCAGAAAATATAGAGCAAAATTTAAACACCAAAAATATTAAAATCCATCTTTGCCATGAATAA
- the ubiA gene encoding 4-hydroxybenzoate octaprenyltransferase translates to MNNFIKQHFSRSKLRGYYQLMRLDRPIGTLLLLYPTLWALFLATEGKIDFSLFVIFVVGVILMRAAGCVINDFADRHIDGKVARTHQRPLITGLVSEKETKTLFFVLLSFAFILVLLLNKMTIFLSFIAAFLAIIYPFMKRYTHLPQLVLGLAFGWSVPMAFSAVNETLPLECWILFFANLVWTIAYDTQYAMVDRDDDLRIGVKSTAILFAQYDNKIIVLLQSVSLLLFVILGVIKSFPMIYFCMLIAPFLLFLHQAKLTKNRVREKCFDAFLNNNYVGLSFLISILIGIYL, encoded by the coding sequence ATGAATAATTTTATAAAACAGCACTTTTCACGCTCAAAATTGCGAGGTTATTATCAATTGATGCGATTGGATAGACCTATCGGAACGCTTTTGTTACTTTATCCAACATTGTGGGCATTATTTTTAGCAACTGAGGGAAAAATTGATTTTTCATTGTTCGTTATTTTTGTTGTTGGTGTCATTTTAATGCGAGCAGCTGGATGTGTGATTAACGATTTTGCTGATCGTCATATTGATGGAAAAGTAGCAAGGACTCATCAGCGACCATTGATTACGGGATTAGTGTCAGAAAAAGAAACAAAAACGCTTTTTTTTGTGTTATTGAGTTTTGCTTTTATTTTAGTGTTATTACTAAATAAAATGACTATTTTTCTCTCCTTTATTGCAGCGTTTTTAGCAATTATTTATCCCTTTATGAAGCGTTATACACACTTGCCACAGCTGGTTTTAGGGCTGGCATTCGGGTGGTCCGTCCCAATGGCATTTAGTGCGGTAAATGAAACTTTACCCCTTGAATGTTGGATTCTTTTTTTTGCAAATTTGGTGTGGACGATAGCCTATGATACCCAATATGCAATGGTCGATCGTGATGATGATTTACGCATTGGCGTGAAGTCAACAGCGATACTATTTGCACAATATGATAATAAAATCATAGTATTATTACAGAGTGTTTCTCTTTTATTATTTGTTATTTTAGGTGTTATCAAATCCTTTCCAATGATCTATTTTTGTATGTTAATTGCTCCATTTCTACTTTTCTTACATCAAGCAAAATTAACAAAAAATAGAGTGCGAGAAAAATGTTTTGATGCTTTTTTAAATAATAATTATGTTGGATTGAGTTTCTTGATTTCTATTTTGATTGGGATTTATTTATAA
- the fis gene encoding DNA-binding transcriptional regulator Fis: protein MLEQQPQQNPLTVAMLNSQAQQVNKPLRDNVKQALRNYLSQLDGQDPTELYELVLSEIEHPMLDMVMQYTRGNQTRAATMLGINRGTLRKKLKKYGMG, encoded by the coding sequence ATGTTAGAACAACAACCACAGCAAAATCCTTTAACGGTTGCAATGCTAAATTCTCAAGCTCAACAAGTAAATAAACCGTTGCGTGATAATGTAAAACAAGCGTTAAGAAACTACCTATCTCAATTAGATGGTCAAGATCCAACAGAATTATATGAGTTGGTTTTATCTGAAATTGAACATCCAATGCTAGATATGGTTATGCAATATACTCGTGGTAACCAAACTCGTGCTGCGACAATGCTTGGCATTAACCGTGGAACATTACGTAAAAAACTTAAAAAATATGGTATGGGCTAA
- a CDS encoding RodZ domain-containing protein, with protein MIKETTLIDDESVELKREQANHEFDQETLGNKLKKARLNLDLSVDDVATKLRLRSAVIENFENNIFTLPDLPVAFTKGYLRSYVRFLKLPDSLFQNAFSDSSKEIPNLKPMHIKPQAKPCRGFLKTLTILILLIAFGMTLLWWWQNYQQEQEKRDDLVNANSDTISLQDSRLPITQTTTLEPNKDVTDSATETTESASSATEQLENQTDSIVNSEEQPSEPENVATEAQDTALETQTNVLLQDQANVENTEVADLSETEQLPAINDQLRIEVVSAPSWITVRGNHNKTLTAKLYKAGEVLNFNDNDSYKLTIGAPVNVKVYYKGEVVPLKLDGRVARIKLP; from the coding sequence ATGATTAAAGAGACTACTTTGATAGATGATGAGAGTGTAGAACTGAAAAGAGAACAAGCAAATCACGAATTTGATCAAGAAACATTAGGTAATAAGTTAAAAAAAGCACGATTAAACTTAGATCTTTCAGTAGATGACGTTGCTACAAAATTACGTTTAAGAAGTGCGGTGATCGAAAATTTTGAAAATAATATTTTCACGCTTCCTGATCTTCCTGTTGCTTTTACTAAGGGCTATCTAAGAAGTTATGTTCGTTTTTTGAAATTGCCAGATTCCCTATTTCAGAATGCTTTTAGTGATAGCAGTAAAGAAATCCCCAATTTAAAACCTATGCACATTAAGCCACAAGCTAAACCTTGTCGTGGTTTCCTTAAAACTCTTACCATTCTTATTTTATTGATCGCATTTGGTATGACGCTACTTTGGTGGTGGCAAAATTATCAACAAGAACAAGAAAAAAGAGATGATTTAGTTAATGCGAATAGCGATACGATTTCATTACAAGATTCTCGTTTACCTATTACTCAAACGACAACACTTGAGCCAAATAAAGATGTGACTGATTCTGCAACTGAAACAACGGAATCGGCATCCTCAGCAACTGAGCAGCTAGAGAATCAAACAGATTCTATTGTAAATTCAGAAGAGCAACCTTCGGAACCAGAAAATGTGGCTACTGAAGCTCAAGATACTGCTTTAGAAACACAAACAAATGTATTATTGCAAGATCAAGCAAATGTAGAGAATACAGAGGTAGCAGACTTATCAGAAACAGAACAGCTTCCAGCAATTAACGATCAGTTACGCATTGAAGTTGTTTCTGCACCAAGCTGGATTACTGTACGTGGTAATCATAATAAAACTCTAACCGCAAAATTATATAAGGCAGGCGAGGTTTTAAATTTCAATGATAACGACAGTTACAAATTAACTATTGGGGCACCAGTGAATGTAAAAGTCTATTATAAAGGCGAAGTTGTGCCATTAAAATTAGACGGTCGTGTTGCTCGTATCAAATTACCTTAA
- the lpxB gene encoding lipid-A-disaccharide synthase codes for MNTQNPTIALVAGEISGDILGAGLINALRLHYPNAKFIGIAGEKMQQAGCETLFDMQELSVMGLAEVVKHLPRLLKRRKQVINTMLELKPDIFIGIDAPDFNLYVENKLKQQGIKTVHYVSPSVWAWRQGRVHKIAKATNLVLALLPFEKAFYDRFNVPCKFIGHTMADAIPLKPNRSEACEKLGLDEKGRYMAILAGSRCSEIEFLAEPFLKTAQLLKEKHPDLQFLVPLVNEKTQQLFEQIKNKVAPELELILLQGNARQAMICAEATLLASGTAALEAMLCKSPMVVGYKLKPLTHTIAKRLIKTEYYTLPNLLANAPLVPELIQDECNPENLVWHLNSYLAQDSESLKEKNELKQTFTQIHKEIQCDADMQAALAVVELLQ; via the coding sequence ATGAATACACAAAATCCAACTATTGCCCTTGTGGCTGGTGAAATCTCTGGCGATATTTTAGGGGCGGGGTTAATCAATGCATTACGTTTGCATTATCCAAACGCAAAATTTATTGGCATTGCAGGCGAGAAAATGCAACAAGCTGGCTGTGAAACCTTATTTGATATGCAAGAACTTTCTGTGATGGGGCTAGCAGAAGTGGTTAAGCATTTACCTCGTTTATTAAAACGTCGTAAGCAAGTAATTAACACAATGCTTGAACTTAAACCTGATATTTTTATCGGTATTGATGCCCCTGATTTTAATTTATATGTGGAAAATAAATTAAAGCAACAAGGAATTAAAACCGTGCATTATGTTAGCCCTTCAGTTTGGGCGTGGCGACAAGGTCGTGTGCATAAAATTGCTAAAGCGACAAATCTTGTTTTAGCTTTATTGCCTTTTGAAAAGGCGTTTTACGATCGTTTTAATGTGCCTTGTAAATTTATCGGACACACAATGGCGGATGCGATTCCATTAAAACCAAATCGCAGTGAAGCCTGTGAAAAATTAGGGCTTGATGAAAAAGGGCGTTATATGGCAATTTTAGCAGGCAGTCGTTGCAGTGAAATTGAGTTTTTAGCTGAACCATTCTTAAAAACAGCTCAATTATTAAAAGAAAAACACCCTGATTTACAATTTTTAGTTCCCCTTGTGAATGAAAAAACACAGCAGCTTTTTGAACAAATCAAAAACAAAGTCGCCCCTGAATTAGAGCTTATTTTACTACAAGGTAATGCTCGCCAAGCGATGATTTGTGCCGAAGCAACTTTACTCGCCTCTGGCACGGCTGCTCTTGAAGCAATGTTATGTAAATCGCCAATGGTTGTCGGCTATAAGCTAAAACCATTAACCCACACTATTGCTAAAAGGCTGATTAAAACTGAGTATTATACCTTACCGAATTTACTCGCTAATGCTCCACTTGTGCCTGAACTTATTCAAGATGAATGTAACCCTGAAAATTTAGTGTGGCATTTGAATAGTTACCTAGCTCAAGACAGCGAAAGTTTAAAAGAGAAAAATGAATTGAAACAAACATTTACTCAAATCCATAAAGAAATTCAGTGTGATGCAGATATGCAAGCGGCTCTTGCTGTAGTAGAGTTATTACAATAA